The Chitinophaga sp. H8 region TTTGTTGCCATTATTATTGCGCTTCTTTATATTCTTCGCCTTGCTTTTCTTTTGGATTAGGTGGGTTAGACCCGTGTATAGATTTTATAAAGCTGGCCAGTTGTGCGATCTGTTTGGGAGAGAAATCATCCTGCCATGATTTCATGCCTTTCTCCGGCACCCCATATTTAATGGTTTTGAACACATCGTTGATCTTTCCGCCGTGCAGCCAGTAGTCGTCAGTGAGGTTAGGTCCTACGGTACCCTGTCCTTCTGCACCATGGCAGGCAGCACAGTTGGTAGCAAACAATTTCTTACCTGCAGCGAGGTCATTGGCTTCTCCCAGCATTTTTACGGTATTTTCATTGATGTTGTCGGCAGCTGTTTTCAGGTAGGCTTCCTTCGCTTCCGCAGCCTGTGCTTCTGCGATGGCCAGCTCTTCCAGCTGCATGGGGGCGGTATGGGATACGTGATGCCGCCAGATATATACCACGCCAAAGGCAATACTGAAATAAAACGCCCATCTCCACCATGGCGGGGTAGGATTGTTTAGTTCCCGGATACCATCATAATCATGGCCCATATCCTCTTCTGCCTCAGAAGCAGCATCCACAGTTCTGGTTTGGTTGAGTTTTTCCCACCAGTTGATACGCGGTTTTCCGGGTACAGCAGCGGCAGCACCGGCAGCAGCACGTTTGGTTTTTACCTTACGCTTGATGCCTACCAGGTAACGCAGCAGGAACAGCAGGGAAATGATCACCACCAATTCCAGTGCGATGACAGATATCAGCAGGTAAAAAGAAGTCTGGGATAACCCATCGATGGTAGTGCTTACCGCAGGCGCGGCCTGTTCTGCTGCTTCCTGTGCCATCACGGAAGAGCTCATCAGCATTCCCAGCACGATAATACCCACGGTGAGCAAGGTTTTATCAGCTTCTTTTTTCATTCTTTCCCTGAAAATATCCATCGCCCCTACTACTGCATTTCCTAACAAAGCAATGGCAATGAGTAATCCTCCTATCACTACCAGTAGCGTAATGGCTAAAGGATTACTTGCTTCAGATGGGGGCTTAGGTCCGCCCTGGGCTAATACCGGCGCATAGCTCAGCAGGCTTACCAGTACGGCCCCTGCCGCTACATACCATTTATTAAAAAGCTTCCTGTTCATATAAAGATTCGTTTATAGGCTTTTTGGTTCATCATTATCTAATGGTATCCGGCTAATGTGGTCTACCATGGCTTTGTCTGACCGGAATGCCCAGAAGGCTGCCGCCGCAAAAAAG contains the following coding sequences:
- a CDS encoding cbb3-type cytochrome c oxidase N-terminal domain-containing protein, whose product is MNRKLFNKWYVAAGAVLVSLLSYAPVLAQGGPKPPSEASNPLAITLLVVIGGLLIAIALLGNAVVGAMDIFRERMKKEADKTLLTVGIIVLGMLMSSSVMAQEAAEQAAPAVSTTIDGLSQTSFYLLISVIALELVVIISLLFLLRYLVGIKRKVKTKRAAAGAAAAVPGKPRINWWEKLNQTRTVDAASEAEEDMGHDYDGIRELNNPTPPWWRWAFYFSIAFGVVYIWRHHVSHTAPMQLEELAIAEAQAAEAKEAYLKTAADNINENTVKMLGEANDLAAGKKLFATNCAACHGAEGQGTVGPNLTDDYWLHGGKINDVFKTIKYGVPEKGMKSWQDDFSPKQIAQLASFIKSIHGSNPPNPKEKQGEEYKEAQ
- a CDS encoding CcoQ/FixQ family Cbb3-type cytochrome c oxidase assembly chaperone, yielding MKFINYLKSINDVSIYPLASLLIFTIFFAAAAFWAFRSDKAMVDHISRIPLDNDEPKSL